In Fusarium oxysporum f. sp. lycopersici 4287 chromosome 11, whole genome shotgun sequence, the following are encoded in one genomic region:
- a CDS encoding DNA polymerase alpha subunit B, whose amino-acid sequence MAPTELTPELSQLFQSIETRFKDTHLGDERWYLLVIACLSASPDPESAAALYQYLTRQEVYQTSGSRQALVRRLREALIKTTILVGVCKPLEAILSIMKVEKPEDRDLSQTRDGWQADQANHDRGIDWFKKVYTRNAGDTMGLFDAHKDFAWVSAEITYGLFLSDRQVLDDTDTQLVVLPVIMSQNLPLETHWHIRGTRRIGVSKEDVQVIWDSVKEVSKFFGVELHKVPTVDEVEPDV is encoded by the coding sequence ATGGCACCTACGGAACTCACCCCGGAGCTATCCCAGCTCTTCCAAAGCATCGAAACCCGCTTCAAAGACACACATCTAGGCGACGAGCGCTGGTAtctcctcgtcatcgcctGTCTTTCCGCCAGTCCCGATCCCGAATCTGCAGCAGCTCTATACCAATACCTCACCCGCCAGGAAGTCTATCAGACCAGCGGATCGCGTCAAGCTCTCGTACGACGCCTTCGCGAAGCCCTCATCAAGACCACCATCCTCGTGGGCGTGTGCAAGCCCCTCGAAGCCATCCTGTCAATCATGAAGGTAGAGAAACCCGAGGACCGAGACTTAAGCCAAACGCGTGACGGATGGCAGGCTGATCAAGCAAACCACGACCGCGGAATCGATTGGTTCAAGAAAGTGTATACTCGAAACGCGGGGGATACGATGGGATTGTTTGACGCGCACAAGGATTTCGCATGGGTCTCGGCGGAGATCACATATGGATTGTTTCTATCGGATCGGCAAGTCTTGGACGATACGGACACGCAGCTTGTGGTGCTGCCGGTGATCATGAGCCAGAATCTCCCGCTGGAGACGCATTGGCATATTCGGGGAACGCGGCGAATTGGGGTGTCGAAGGAGGATGTTCAAGTCATTTGGGATAGTGTCAAGGAAGTGTCAAAGTTCTTTGGGGTCGAATTGCACAAGGTGCCGACGGTGGACGAGGTTGAGCCTGATGTGTAG
- a CDS encoding gluconate 5-dehydrogenase, with the protein MPPGVPPKRSYSRTDAAVRVEYPEHHELPASKPLIGQGGQFSKPTLASLSLEGKTIVITGGARGLGLVMGQGIVYSGADLAIVDLNKDEAQSQVGQLTDAFKRENPNSQKIPRVTAHYADVADQDSVTKCIAEILSIHQKIDGLVTSAGFTENFDAIHYPIERMRKLWGVNVDGTYLFAVAVAKHLMEREAPGSIVVIGSMSGAIVNVPQPQAPYNAAKAAVRHLAASLAVEWAHAGIRVNCISPGYMLTALTQKILNDNPDLEKTWTSLIPQGRMGQPQDLMGPVTFLLSDASSYMTGSDLRVDGGYTVT; encoded by the exons ATGCCTCCTGGAGTTCCACCAAAGCGATCCTACTCTCGTACCGATGCTGCTGTGCGCGTCGAGTACCCTGAGCACCATGAACTTCCCGCTAGTAAGCCATTGATCGGTCAGGGCGGACAGTTCTCCAAGCCGACGTTGGCGTCGTTGTCGCTTGAGGGGAAGACGATTGTTATCACGGGCGGTGCGAGAGGTTTGGGGTTGGTTATGGGGCAGGGAATTGTCTACTCAGGTGCTGATTTGGCGATTGTTGACTTGAATA AGGATGAAGCGCAGTCGCAGGTTGGTCAGTTGACGGACGCCTTCAAGAGAGAGAATCCAAACAGCCAGAA AATTCCACGAGTCACAGCTCACTACGCAGATGTCGCAGACCAAGACTCAGTAACCAAATGCATCGCCGAAATTCTCAGCATCCATCAAAAGATCGATGGCCTAGTTACATCAGCCGGCTTCACTGAGAATTTTGATGCGATCCACTACCCCATTGAACGTATGCGCAAGCTATGGGGTGTCAATGTCGACGGAACTTATCTGTTCGCCGTCGCTGTTGCCAAGCATCTCATGGAGCGTGAGGCGCCTGGAAGTATTGTTGTCATAGGTAGCATGTCTGGGGCCATCGTCAATGTTCCTCAACCGCAGGC TCCGTATAATGCTGCCAAGGCGGCGGTTCGCCATTTAGCTGCTTCTTTGGCAGTCGAGTGGGCTCATGCTGGCATTCGTGTCAACTGTATCTCTCCTGGTTACATGTTGACTGCTTT AACGCAGAAAATCCTGAATGACAACCCGGATCTTGAAAAGACGTGGACGTCTCTCATCCCCCAGGGACGAATGGGCCAGCCGCAAGACTTGATGGGACCTGTGACCTTCCTTTTGTCTGATGCTTCTTCATACATGACTGGATCGGATCTTCGAGTTGATGGAGGCTACACTGTCACTTAG
- a CDS encoding hypothetical protein (At least one base has a quality score < 10), whose translation MCPDNLSQLWIVTQTTSNPSLPFTGRGQLKHVVHKCRAKEPHGPEDTFETSVFPVPSPTDIDEKSDAKNAVLGSEVHDASHTDESDSDSKDAIIVTGADASRHLLPMRDDHDSALTFRSILLASGLACFQAVMYQIYTFKPTMITIQGTFIVLISYFIGNAWAFALPRGDNFEARWRAKGNTGSLPFLIKFIKFINPGPWGLKEHAICAITATSASNAAASVQVFAAQDLFYNMPLSPTTVILSTISIGLFGYGLCGIMRPVAVWHVDAVFWSNLPTVKTLQGLHWQEVKDSKPIRVFWYSFGGMSLYEFFPAYIFPWLNSVSVPCLAAMKATGNTAKNLTRVFGGATNNEGLGLFSVSLDWQYITSFNTSLPLPLQAHMAVGFVVCYIVMAGIYYGDGWGAKSLPFMSTRLLLANGTTYPVAEVFEGGVLNESRLLEFGLPRLTGTFAYAMFMANAAIGALILHCILFWGKDVVKAFKSAREGRYDDRHHEHMAKHYKEAPWWWYVTVLVGSFVLGLIVVIKENITLPAWAYVVSLIMRSIIAPVFIQFAGYIPYNQSQTCVILSQILSGFFVQFYLRNYRPRIFRDYSYLVTGAFDGASLTVLFILSFAVFGAGGPGHPFPSWWGNNVNGNYDLCPVPE comes from the exons ATGTG CCCAGATAATTTGAGCCAACTGTGGATTGTTACACAAACGACATCAAACCCCTCTTTACCATTCACAGGAAGAGGACAGCTCAAGCATGTCGTCCACAAATGTCGAGCCAAAGAGCCTCACGGCCCCGAGGATACCTTCGAGACCTCGGTCTTCCCTGTCCCTAGCCCGACGGACATCGATGAGAAGAGTGACGCAAAGAACGCTGTTCTTGGGTCCGAGGTTCACGATGCATCCCATACCGATGAAAGCGACAGCGATAGCAAAGATGCCATTATTGTTACCGGTGCTGATGCCTCTCGCCACTTGCTCCCGATGAGAGACGACCACGATAGCGCTTTGACGTTCCGAAGTATTCTTTTGGCCTCCGGTCTTGCTTGTTTCCAAGCTGTCATGTATCAGATCTACACA TTCAAACCAACCATGATCACTATTCAGGGTACCTTCATCGTCCTTATCTCCTACTTCATCGGCAACGCTTGGGCCTTTGCCCTCCCCCGCGGCGACAACTTCGAAGCTCGATGGAGAGCCAAGGGCAACACTGGTTCACTGCCATTCCTGATCAAattcatcaagttcatcaaccCTGGACCTTGGGGTCTCAAGGAACACGCCATCTGTGCCATCACAGCCACCTCTGCATCTAATGCCGCTGCAAGTGTTCAAGTATTTGCGGCTCAGGATCTCTTCTACAACATGCCTTTGAGCCCAACTACTGTTATTCTGAGTACCATTTCTATTGGTCTGTTCGGTTATGGTCTCTGCGGTATCATGCGTCCAGTTGCCGTCTGGCACGTCGATGCTGTCTTCTGGAGTAACTTGCCAACTGTCAAGACTCTCCAGGGTCTTCACTGGCAGGAGGTCAAGGACTCTAAGCCTATTCGAGTCTTCTGGTACAGTTTCGGTGGCATGTCCCTTTATGAGTTCTTCCCTGCCTACATCTTCCCCTGGCTCAACTCAGTCTCGGTTCCT TGCTTGGCTGCCATGAAGGCGACCGGAAACACTGCCAAGAACCTCACCCGTGTCTTTGGTGGCGCTACTAACAACGAGGGTCTTGGCCTCTTTAGCGTTTCTCTGGACTGGCAATAT ATTACCTCTTTCAACACCTCTCTTCCTCTACCCCTTCAAGCTCACATGGCTGTTGGATTCGTGGTCTGCTATATCGTCATGGCTGGTATCTACTACGGAGATGGTTGGGGAGCCAAGTCCCTGCCTTTCATGTCTACTCGACTCTTGTTGGCCAATGGTACTACCTACCCCGTTGCAGAGGTTTTCGAAGGCGGAGTCCTGAACGAGTCACGCTTGTTGGAGTTTGGTCTTCCCAGATTGACTGGCACCTTTGCTTACGCCATGTTCATGGCCAACGCTGCT ATCGGTGCTCTCATCCTTCACTGCATCCTCTTCTGGGGCAAGGACGTCGTCAAGGCTTTCAAGAGCGCCAGGGAAGGACGATATGACGACCGCCACCACGAGCACATGGCCAAGCACTACAAGGAAGCTCCATGGTGGTGGTATGTCACTGTCCTCGTGGGAAGCTTTGTTCTCGGCTTGATCGTCgtcatcaaggagaacatTACTCTCCCTGCTTGGGCTTACGTGGTCTCACTCATCATGAGATCCATCATTGCACCAGTC TTCATCCAGTTCGCTGGTTATATTCCTTACAACCAGAGTCAGACTTGCGTTATCCTGAGCCAGATTCTCTCCGGCTTCTTTGTCCAGTTCTACCTCCGAAACTACCGACCTCGCATCTTCAGGGACTACTCTTACCTTGTCACTGGTGCTTTTGATGGTGCTAGTCTGACagtcctcttcatcctctctTTCGCCGTGTTTGGAGCTGGTGGTCCAGGACATCCTTTCCCAAGCTGGTGGGGAAACAACGTCAATGGCAATTATGATCTTTGCCCTGTCCCTGAGTAG
- a CDS encoding hypothetical protein (At least one base has a quality score < 10), translating to MALQEGYTEIARLLLETDPSLNNEEGRLQHPLIISCQKGDHAMTELLLESNALVNVRGHKEANVASIEARDASPLHAAISGGYVNLVEMLLSKGADVNIEVDDCDCRTPLLAAIKKADLRIVRLLLESCADVSKSTGALSSAVGGNAGLQMINELIAAGAKVDSSSLQEACRNGDLSIVEALLEQLFIDGVDPSEIVDETLDSLTMGKSTDYRTLNLLLDYVLPTPKRFLFTCSSGSVPLVRRMIQQGMSVDGSNEEEDSPLQVACYYLNFEVVRLLLQRGANVRARSSQPGDPITLTLWACVSPLQQQLEQRGTRHQKNLNSEVVDYQTTQRCTNIVRILLEYGATADNGTDELESPLQLASFIGSFEIAKLLIEHGASLDKTTGSFKTPLFSALQGNNRGIISLILEKGVDVNYVHPTHGTALHLVCQYNDESLVLQLLQYGASPALKDANGDTALTLALQSAASRSDYGVSQKIPRLICQHSTTLDITDSDIIAAARLESSDLLSFLLVKRGEQPVSEDLIIRFLSEERRPSQDNLEVLFDHSGGLEITPRMLNIGLSKHAFNSLSKARELSVHITPDMLESQTDLGTLKALIEYQPGIEVTEGLVIKILSMNSPYRRWGQPEENTELLLSIWPRNSSLLVTDGMLKATTSLLQLKFLLERLGPAHGKLQDIAIWICEKGTEYSGNQADILALVLQSDSDIKLSPSHLEKIMLGAKPLMLDIVLTHTPSLSITEKLFLSIFREYPRAREETRKEFVGVLMRHKKQIVFTEKIRDAIDRAYQEHSDIEKREEWYTLRERDETQEEAKARRSEGE from the coding sequence ATGGCTCTACAAGAAGGATATACAGAAATCGCAAGACTACTCCTCGAGACAGACCCCTCACTGAATAATGAAGAGGGCCGCCTCCAACATCCTCTTATCATAAGCTGTCAAAAAGGAGACCACGCCATGACAGAGCTGCTACTAGAATCCAATGCTCTAGTCAATGTCCGGGGCCACAAGGAAGCGAATGTGGCAAGTATAGAGGCTCGAGATGCGAGTCCTTTGCATGCTGCTATTTCTGGAGGCTATGTCAACCTCGTCGAAATGCTTTTGTCGAAAGGCGCTGACGTCAACATTGAAGTCGATGACTGTGACTGCCGAACACCTCTGCTAGCAGCGATTAAAAAAGCAGATTTGCGCATAGTAAGACTGCTTCTTGAATCTTGTGCAGATGTTTCTAAATCTACTGGTGCTCTTTCGAGTGCTGTGGGAGGGAATGCAGGTCTTCAAATGATCAATGAACTGATTGCGGCTGGCGCAAAAGTCGACAGTTCCAGCCTTCAAGAAGCATGCAGAAACGGAGATCTTTCCATTGTTGAGGCGCTTCTTGAACAGCTGTTCATTGACGGGGTGGATCCATCTGAGATCGTCGACGAAACCTTGGACTCACTCACAATGGGAAAGTCTACTGACTACAGAACACTCAATCTTCTACTTGACTATGTGCTCCCAACTCCCAAAAGATTTCTCTTCACATGTTCCTCAGGTTCTGTTCCTCTGGTGAGAAGAATGATTCAACAAGGCATGAGTGTCGATGGCAGcaacgaagaggaggataGCCCGTTGCAAGTGGCTTGCTACTACTTGAACTTTGAAGTTGTACGGCTATTGTTACAACGAGGCGCAAACGTCCGAGCGAGATCATCTCAGCCGGGAGACCCAATTACGCTAACGCTATGGGCTTGCGTATCACCATTGCAACAGCAATTGGAGCAACGTGGAACGAGACACCAAAAGAACCTGAATTCAGAGGTGGTGGACTACCAAACTACACAGAGATGCACCAACATTGTTCGAATTCTACTTGAGTACGGTGCCACTGCTGATAATGGAACAGATGAACTGGAGAGCCCGCTCCAGCTGGCTTCTTTCATTGGCAGCTTCGAAATCGCTAAGCTTTTGATCGAACATGGAGCCAGCCTGGATAAAACTACTGGAAGCTTCAAGACTCCCCTCTTTTCAGCTTTACAGGGAAACAACAGGGGCATCATATCACTGATCCTAGAAAAGGGGGTCGACGTCAACTATGTACATCCAACTCATGGTACAGCATTACACTTGGTATGTCAGTACAACGATGAGTCACTTGTTCTCCAGTTGCTTCAATACGGTGCCTCACCCGCTTTGAAAGACGCAAACGGAGACACTGCTCTTACGCTGGCACTCCAGTCTGCAGCTTCTCGTAGCGATTATGGTGTAAGCCAGAAGATACCCCGACTCATTTGTCAGCACTCGACAACGCTCGATATCACAGATAGCGACATCATAGCTGCAGCTCGGTTAGAGTCCAGTGATTTACTGTCCTTTCTCCTTGTCAAGAGAGGAGAACAGCCAGTGTCCGAAGATCTTATCATTCGTTTCCTCAGCGAAGAGAGACGGCCAAGTCAGGATAACCTGGAGGTTCTTTTTGATCATAGTGGGGGACTGGAAATAACTCCAAGGATGCTGAACATTGGCCTCTCAAAGCATGCTTTCAATAGTCTTAGCAAGGCTCGCGAGCTTTCAGTTCACATCACTCCCGATATGCTCGAGTCTCAAACAGATCTCGGGACCTTGAAAGCGCTTATAGAGTATCAGCCCGGCATCGAAGTAACGGAGGGTCTCGTGATTAAAATATTGTCAATGAACTCGCCTTACAGAAGGTGGGGTCAACCGGAAGAGAATACTGAGCTTCTCTTGTCAATCTGGCCTCGAAACTCGTCACTTCTGGTCACTGACGGCATGCTGAAAGCAACCACATCGTTGCTCCAGCTTAAGTTCTTACTTGAGCGCCTTGGTCCAGCTCACGGAAAGTTGCAAGATATCGCGATATGGATTTGCGAAAAGGGGACTGAATATTCCGGCAATCAGGCGGATATTTTGGCACTTGTTTTGCAGTCTGACTCAGATATTAAGCTCTCACCAAGCCACCTTGAAAAGATCATGCTTGGTGCCAAACCTTTGATGTTAGATATAGTCTTGACGCATACGCCATCCCTCTCAATCACAGAGAAATTGTTTCTCAGTATTTTCAGAGAGTATCCACGAGCTCGAGAGGAGACGCGGAAGGAGTTCGTGGGAGTACTCATGAGGCACAAGAAGCAGATTGTCTTCACTGAGAAGATTCGCGATGCTATCGATAGGGCGTATCAAGAGCATTCTGAcattgagaagagagaagaatgGTACACTTTGAGGGAAAGGGATGAGACTCAGGAGGAAGCTAAGGCCAGGCGGTCAGAGGGAGAATGA
- a CDS encoding hypothetical protein (At least one base has a quality score < 10), which yields MKAPLTPEALLAAIATASIGNVPCTTADISVVCSNLVIIDLNRQIVQLAHHSVREYFIRTQQSLFSAPVANSLLASICIKASSRGPPDNGSLQQQAKGFFFYAATHWASHFESSKVTKKEERLFQDMLSFVFEDEDYDVSLSFEAWLEIAKEIATLLPRDHPMKPALDAIPNETSSPLFLAAVFGIDGLLTLLSESESDIDWDQRNDLGHTALYVAVATGHLSTVTTLIEKGAELNIECGAYGSPLHVACFRGYEEIVEKLLQNGASPKCGSKFQSAVQAASHGGHEDIVLGLIRYDATIDSEDDYEQVIQIATEYGFIRVIDQLLRPEFKRFIDKETPDKNKMRLAKAIKGGQLFVLQRQLSKTSSDAKDIFPKDAVAIAALYDHTDIVKYLLEQGLDIEAEGQFGTPLRSACLMNHKSTVEELLQRGANVNTEERNGNALYVAAVKGHTDIVRILLEEGADLHQKTGSSGTALQAAAYYGHKLVVERLLDAGANVHAEGSSPDAFHAAAEVPLRAARSQVQQSSTLAIQAALSGGFSWKG from the exons ATGAAAGCACCGTTGACTCCCGAGGCGTTATTAGCTGCCATCGCTACCGCAAGCATAGGGAATGTCCCTTGCACGACGGCTGACATATCTGTTGTGTGCTCGAACTTGGTGATTATAGACCTCAATCGCCAAATCGTCCAACTTGCTCATCACTCAGTCAGAGAATACTTCATACGTACCCAACAATCTCTGTTCTCCGCTCCAGTAGCTAATAGTCTTCTGGCATCGATCTGCATAAAGGCCAGCTCGCGTGGACCGCCTGACAACGGAAGCCTGCAACAGCAAGCCAAAGGCTTTTTCTTCTATGCTGCTACGCACTGGGCAAGCCATTTTGAGAGTTCAAAAGTtaccaagaaggaagagaggcTATTTCAAGACATGCTGTCTTTTGtctttgaggatgaagactATGATGTCAGCCTTTCCTTCGAAGCTTGGCTGGAAATTGCGAAGGAGATTGCAACACTCCTGCCGAGGGATCACCCTATGAAGCCGGCTCTTGATGCCATACCAAACGAAacatcatctcctctcttcTTAGCAGCTGTCTTTGGTATAGACGGCCTGCTGACTCTTCTTTCAGAATCGGAGAGTGATATAGACTGGGACCAACGAAATGACCTTGGGCACACCGCACTCTACGTCGCCGTCGCTACAGGTCATCTCTCCACTGTGACGACTTTGATTGAGAAGGGTGCAGAGTTGAACATCGAATGCGGTGCATACGGAAGTCCGTTGCATGTTGCGTGTTTCAGAGGATATGAAGAGATTGTTGAAAAGCTTCTTCAAAACGGCGCATCTCCGAAATGTGGTTCGAAGTTTCAGAGTGCTGTTCAAGCTGCATCTCATGGAGGGCATGAAGATATCGTGCTCGGTCTCATCAGGTACGATGCTACTATTGACTCCGAAGATGACTACGAGCAAGTCATACAGATAGCAACGGAGTATGGCTTCATCAGGGTCATCGATCAGCTTCTCAGGCCAGAGTTCAAGCGCTTTATAGACAAGGAAACCCCGGACAAAAACAAGATGCGGTTGGCCAAGGCGATAAAAGGTGGCCAGTTGTTTGTGTTACAACGCCAGCTATCCAAAACATCATCTGATGCGAAAGACATCTTCCCAAAAGATGCGGTTGCAATTGCGGCTCTCTATGACCATACAGATATCGTCAAGTATCTCCTGGAACAAGGTCTTGATATCGAAGCCGAAGGTCAGTTCGGCACGCCACTCCGCTCGGCTTGCTTGATGAACCACAAATCCACGGTCGAAGAGCTACTCCAGCGTGGTGCCAATGTCAACACAGAGGAGCGGAATGGCAATGCTCTTTATGTCGCCGCTGTGAAAGGTCACACAGATATTGTCAGGATCCTGCTGGAAGAAGGTGCAGATCTTCACCAGAAAACGGGGTCTTCTGGCACAGCGTTGCAAGCTGCAGCGTACTATGGTCACAagcttgttgttgagaggCTTCTTGACGCGGGGGCGAATGTCCATGCCGAAGGTTCATCTCCAGATGCGTTCCATGCCGCTGCTGAAG TTCCTTTACGAGCCGCCCGGTCCCAAGTACAGCAGAGCTCGACCCTCGCCATACAGGCCGCTTTATCGGGAGGCTTCTCCTGGAAGGGATAA